One Gigantopelta aegis isolate Gae_Host chromosome 1, Gae_host_genome, whole genome shotgun sequence genomic region harbors:
- the LOC121374141 gene encoding acetylcholinesterase-like, whose product MEVEPLAVAVLTHFLLFLQEVILIHGSHSHSHVIRLTENGKIRGTRHHVHGKTVEVFYGIPFAQPPLGNLRFKAPIQADPWDGVLDATTKPKACMQGFDDILGNFSGAQVWNPNTEPHEDCLFLNLWVPRVREPHANKAVMAWIYGGGFYSGSPSLQIYEAKYLAIENDVIVISMQYRVGPLGFLTLGHPEAPGNVGLLDQRMALEWIQRNIHYFGGSPKNVTIFGESAGAVSVGLHLLSPTSRGLFNRAILQSGAPQMFWGTISMAEAERRARVFAKYIGCKPDTPAAVLIECLRKVPMGEFPNHEWHLDIVEGIVQFPFVPVVDGNFLVETPIESLKAGRYKRTPLLIGSNENEGSYFLIYNNGFFHHDKESLISRAQFKLVMDDLFLYYPHYPHRLNNFGRDAILHHYTVWLDPDNQTKIRDKIASSIADMHFICAVNELGLNYANSGYDVYMYWFSQRSTVSPWAKWMGVLHGDEINYIFGEPLNNSLGYTHEEKEFSKKIMRFWTNFAKTGDPNRGPGEMSLGEWPPYRPREQLYLKLSTKYLHNANKDQAIGQGGPRLEHCAFWQHYLPRLVAGTANISEVEKDWKLQYNEWKTRYIVDWKHQFDNFLQNYERRLQTCGTP is encoded by the exons ATGGAAGTAGAACCCCTTGCAGTTGCCGTCTTGACCCACTTTCTTCTGTTTCTACAGGAAGTGATTTTGATTCATGGGAGTCACAGCCACAGTCATGTGATTCGACTAACTGAGAATGGAAAGATTCGGGGCACGAGACACCACGTTCATGGGAAAACGGTGGAAGTGTTTTACGGAATTCCGTTCGCACAGCCTCCGCTCGGTAATTTACGGTTCAAGGCGCCGATCCAGGCAGACCCGTGGGATGGCGTGTTGGACGCGACCACCAAACCGAAGGCGTGTATGCAAGGGTTCGACGACATTCTTGGAAACTTCTCCGGGGCTCAGGTTTGGAACCCGAACACCGAGCCCCACGAGGACTGCCTGTTCTTGAACCTTTGGGTTCCGCGGGTCAGAGAACCTCATGCAAATAAAGCTGTTATGGCATGGATATACGGCGGTGGCTTCTATAGCGGGTCGCCGTCTTTACAAATATACGAAGCTAAATATTTAGCTATCGAAAATGATGTTATAGTCATTTCTATGCAATATCGGGTTGGGCCGCTTGGATTTTTGACACTGGGGCACCCCGAGGCTCCTGGCAATGTTGGTTTACTGGATCAAAGGATGGCGTTGGAGTGGATACAAAGGAATATACATTACTTCGGAGGAAGCCCGAAGAATGTTACGATCTTTGGCGAGAGCGCCGGGGCGGTGAGCGTGGGGCTGCACCTACTCTCCCCTACGAGTCGCGGCCTCTTTAATAGGGCCATCCTCCAGAGCGGGGCACCCCAGATGTTCTGGGGCACGATCAGCATGGCGGAGGCTGAGCGACGGGCCCGAGTGTTCGCGAAGTACATCGGGTGCAAGCCCGACACCCCGGCAGCGGTGTTGATCGAGTGTCTACGGAAAGTCCCGATGGGCGAGTTCCCGAATCACGAGTGGCATCTGGACATCGTCGAGGGGATTGTTCAGTTTCCGTTCGTGCCCGTTGTGGACGGGAACTTCCTCGTGGAGACGCCAATAGAGTCTCTAAAAGCGGGCCGCTACAAAAGGACCCCGCTATTGATAGGCAGCAACGAGAACGAGGGgtcgtattttttaatatacaacaaTGGTTTTTTCCACCACGACAAGGAGAGCTTGATCAGCCGGGCGCAGTTCAAGCTGGTGATGGACGACCTGTTTCTCTATTACCCGCACTACCCGCACAGACTCAATAACTTCGGTAGGGACGCCATATTGCACCACTACACCGTCTGGCTGGATCCGGACAACCAGACGAAGATCCGTGACAAGATCGCGAGTTCAATCGCCGACATGCACTTCATCTGCGCGGTCAACGAGCTGGGACTCAACTATGCAAATAGCGGATATGACGTGTACATGTACTGGTTCTCGCAGCGCTCCACGGTCAGCCCGTGGGCCAAGTGGATGGGCGTGTTGCACGGGGATGAGATTAACTACATTTTCGGGGAGCCTTTAAATAATTCGCTCGGATATACGCACGAGGAGAAAGAGTTCAGCAAAAAAATTATGCGTTTTTGGACTAATTTTGCCAAAACAGG TGACCCGAACAGGGGTCCCGGGGAGATGTCTTTAGGGGAGTGGCCGCCGTACCGCCCCCGGGAACAGCTGTACCTGAAGCTGAGCACCAAGTACCTCCACAACGCTAACAAAGACCAAGCAATCGGCCAGGGCGGGCCGAGACTCGAACACTGCGCCTTCTGGCAGCACTACCTACCTCGACTAGTGGCGGGAACAG